A part of Myxococcus landrumus genomic DNA contains:
- a CDS encoding FruA-associating protein, FapA, whose amino-acid sequence MTTTLEHTGYNKLTVLYPEEHELLSPGQSLKNPHDAAKLRLQASLWLSRAQRELHDAILMRDGSEDNLDRYASARAELDSAEAWALRVAKALIQRG is encoded by the coding sequence ATGACTACGACACTTGAGCATACCGGTTACAACAAGTTGACGGTGCTGTATCCCGAGGAACACGAGCTGCTCTCGCCTGGACAGTCCCTGAAGAACCCACACGACGCGGCCAAGTTGCGGCTCCAGGCGAGCCTGTGGCTCAGCCGGGCCCAGCGCGAGCTGCACGACGCCATCCTCATGCGCGACGGCTCCGAGGACAACCTGGACCGCTACGCGAGCGCCCGCGCGGAGCTGGACTCCGCCGAGGCGTGGGCGCTGCGCGTGGCGAAGGCCCTCATCCAGCGCGGCTGA
- a CDS encoding NAD(P)-dependent alcohol dehydrogenase, which translates to MVPARGYAAPDARSPLAPFQFERREPGPNDVQLDVLFCGICHSDLHQARNEWGGSIFPMVPGHEIVGRVTRVGAQVSRFKVGDTVGVGCMVDSCRTCPSCKDGLEQYCDQTAVYTYNAREKDSRQPTYGGYSSVLVVDQDFVLRVPDNLDPAKAAPLLCAGVTTFSPLKHWNVRAGQRVGVVGLGGLGHMAVKFARALDTHVTVFSSTDKKTQDALRLGAHEVVVSSNEAAMKARENTLDFIIDTVSAKHDLNAYLRLLRRDGHLVLVGAPEKPLDVAAFSLIPKRRSFSGSNIGGVRETQEMLDFCGKHEVTSDVEVIPIQQVNEAYTRLLNGDVKYRFVIDMKSLK; encoded by the coding sequence ATGGTTCCCGCCCGTGGCTACGCCGCCCCTGATGCACGCTCCCCGCTCGCTCCCTTCCAGTTCGAGCGCCGCGAGCCCGGCCCCAACGACGTCCAGCTCGACGTCCTCTTCTGCGGCATCTGCCACTCCGACCTCCACCAGGCCCGCAACGAGTGGGGCGGCTCTATCTTCCCCATGGTCCCCGGCCACGAAATCGTCGGCCGCGTGACGCGCGTGGGCGCCCAGGTGAGCCGCTTCAAGGTGGGCGACACGGTCGGCGTCGGCTGCATGGTCGACTCCTGCCGCACCTGCCCCTCCTGCAAGGACGGCCTCGAGCAGTACTGCGACCAGACCGCCGTCTACACGTACAACGCCCGCGAGAAGGACAGCCGGCAGCCCACCTACGGCGGCTACTCCAGCGTGCTCGTCGTGGACCAGGACTTCGTCCTGCGCGTGCCGGACAACCTGGACCCCGCGAAGGCCGCGCCGCTCTTGTGCGCGGGCGTCACCACCTTCTCTCCGCTGAAGCACTGGAACGTGCGCGCCGGCCAGCGCGTGGGCGTCGTCGGCCTGGGCGGCCTGGGCCACATGGCCGTCAAGTTCGCGCGGGCCCTCGACACGCACGTCACCGTCTTCAGCAGCACGGACAAGAAGACGCAGGACGCCCTGCGCCTGGGCGCCCACGAAGTCGTCGTCTCCTCCAACGAGGCGGCGATGAAGGCCCGCGAGAACACGCTCGACTTCATCATCGACACCGTCTCCGCGAAGCATGACCTCAACGCGTACCTGCGCCTGTTGCGCCGCGACGGCCACCTGGTCCTCGTGGGCGCTCCGGAGAAGCCGCTCGACGTCGCCGCCTTCTCCCTCATCCCCAAGCGCCGCAGCTTCTCCGGCTCCAACATCGGCGGCGTCCGCGAGACGCAGGAGATGCTCGACTTCTGCGGCAAGCACGAGGTGACGTCCGACGTGGAGGTGATTCCCATCCAGCAGGTGAACGAGGCCTACACCCGCCTCCTCAACGGCGACGTGAAGTACCGCTTCGTCATCGACATGAAGAGCTTGAAGTAA
- a CDS encoding LysR family transcriptional regulator — protein sequence MAFTPLNALNAFLVVARRRSFAAAAKELGVSTSALSQSVRQLEARLGVTLLTRTTRSVALTEPGQRLMEGAGPAVDQALAALKVAAVEPGEVTGQVKLTVPFISLAHVVTPVVARYLARYPRVEVELRVEDHMVDIVAEGLDAGIRLSESLERDMVQVRLSEGFRFVVVGSPDYLKRRGVPQTPRDLLNHDCLCIRSKTTGALYQWELERGAKSWRVPVRGPLVTTSQTAMMELAEAGAGLMYTFEPDVASRVKRGSLRVVLESYAALGDGFFLYFPSRSRVSPAFRAFVDVAREVAAESKALAAQPRPGSGAGGRGARGRAT from the coding sequence ATGGCCTTCACGCCCCTCAATGCCCTGAATGCGTTCCTCGTGGTGGCTCGCCGGCGGAGCTTCGCGGCGGCGGCCAAGGAGCTGGGCGTCTCCACGTCCGCGCTGAGCCAGTCGGTCCGTCAGTTGGAGGCGCGCCTGGGCGTGACGCTGCTGACGCGGACGACGCGCAGCGTGGCGCTCACCGAGCCGGGGCAGCGGCTGATGGAGGGCGCGGGCCCGGCGGTCGACCAGGCGCTCGCGGCGCTGAAGGTGGCGGCGGTCGAGCCCGGCGAGGTGACGGGCCAGGTGAAGCTCACCGTGCCCTTCATCTCCCTGGCCCATGTCGTCACGCCGGTGGTCGCGCGCTACCTCGCCCGGTACCCCCGGGTGGAGGTGGAGCTGCGCGTGGAGGACCACATGGTGGACATCGTCGCGGAGGGGCTGGACGCGGGCATCCGCCTCTCCGAGTCGCTGGAGCGCGACATGGTGCAGGTGCGGTTGTCGGAGGGCTTCCGCTTCGTGGTGGTGGGCTCGCCCGACTACCTCAAGCGCCGGGGCGTGCCGCAGACGCCGCGGGACTTGCTGAACCACGACTGTCTTTGCATCCGCTCCAAGACCACCGGGGCGCTCTATCAGTGGGAGCTGGAGCGCGGCGCCAAGAGCTGGCGCGTCCCGGTGCGAGGGCCGCTCGTCACCACCAGCCAGACGGCGATGATGGAGCTGGCCGAGGCGGGCGCCGGGCTGATGTACACGTTCGAGCCGGACGTGGCCTCGCGCGTGAAGCGGGGCTCGCTGCGCGTGGTGCTGGAGTCCTATGCCGCGCTCGGGGATGGCTTCTTCCTCTACTTCCCCAGCCGCTCCCGCGTGTCGCCCGCGTTCCGGGCCTTCGTGGACGTGGCGCGGGAGGTGGCGGCCGAAAGCAAGGCGCTCGCCGCGCAGCCTCGGCCCGGGAGTGGCGCCGGAGGACGCGGCGCGCGTGGCCGCGCAACGTGA
- a CDS encoding BTAD domain-containing putative transcriptional regulator, whose amino-acid sequence MAEALAAGSQVFHLELLGEARLRHDGVALPLERRTAAVLTWLALEGPHPKYRLAGLLWAESSEVTARNNMRQLLRRLRLATGAELVQGGDVLSLAEGISIDAAELQAHVLAGRHARALELDGVLLAALEFDDCPEFQAWLENARERLDKLRRRAASAESEARERAGDLSGALVLAEKLLELDPYSEDAWRRLMRLHYVAGDRMAALNAFERCRRLLREELATQPLPQTVALAREIERGPPTATVPRVPAAKLPLSVLRPPVLVGREREWAKMEEAWASGMTIFLSGEPGVGKTRLAHDFAASRGQYLILESRPGEAHVAYATHVRLLRQILARRPDPKVEPWVRREMARLMPDMAGPEGLPPPMVDEHDRSRFLEAHCQLVYQLCSGLDAIVADDLQNMDAATAEFALLMLSRRHDAPMEGVFPRFIDTYRTGDLSAFAASCVQRLVDAGLAVVIEVEPLESAAVGSLLGSLELAGAEELTPHVVRYTGGNPLFIMEALRHLLENGGLERGWPEHVHPSGRGRDLIQQRLERLSPHALQVARLVALARTAFAQELAGEVLEMSPMALATHMAELEAAHVLRGEHFTHELLFEVVRETIPPSLVPLLHRRLASALEQRKAAPVVVAQHWMEGKEPERAAPFFVAAANAEASAFRHMEAALLYFRAASALEEAGSFEEAARVRARARHIPSA is encoded by the coding sequence ATGGCAGAGGCGCTCGCGGCAGGGTCGCAAGTATTTCATCTCGAGCTGCTCGGCGAAGCACGCCTGCGGCATGACGGGGTGGCCCTGCCATTGGAGCGTCGCACCGCGGCGGTGCTCACATGGCTGGCATTGGAAGGCCCCCATCCCAAGTACCGCCTGGCCGGCTTGTTATGGGCCGAGTCCAGCGAGGTCACCGCGCGCAACAACATGCGCCAGCTCTTGCGTCGGCTGCGTCTGGCCACGGGCGCGGAATTGGTGCAGGGCGGCGATGTCCTCTCCCTCGCCGAAGGCATCTCCATTGACGCCGCGGAGCTCCAGGCCCATGTCCTCGCGGGTCGACACGCACGTGCCCTGGAGCTGGATGGCGTTTTGCTCGCCGCCTTGGAATTTGATGATTGCCCAGAGTTTCAAGCGTGGCTGGAAAACGCGCGGGAGCGACTGGACAAGCTGCGTCGCCGCGCCGCGTCCGCGGAATCCGAGGCGAGGGAACGTGCGGGAGACCTGTCGGGCGCACTGGTCCTGGCGGAGAAGCTGCTGGAGCTGGACCCGTATTCGGAGGATGCGTGGCGTCGGCTGATGCGGTTGCACTACGTGGCGGGAGACCGCATGGCCGCGCTCAACGCCTTCGAGCGCTGTCGCCGCCTCCTGCGCGAGGAGCTGGCCACGCAGCCGTTGCCGCAGACGGTGGCGCTGGCGCGCGAAATCGAGCGCGGCCCGCCCACGGCCACCGTGCCGCGAGTGCCCGCGGCGAAGCTGCCCTTGTCCGTGCTGCGGCCTCCGGTGCTGGTGGGCCGCGAGCGCGAGTGGGCGAAGATGGAGGAGGCCTGGGCCTCCGGGATGACCATCTTCCTCAGCGGCGAGCCCGGGGTGGGCAAGACGCGGCTGGCGCATGACTTCGCCGCGTCGCGAGGCCAGTACCTCATCCTGGAGTCACGACCCGGCGAGGCCCACGTGGCCTACGCCACGCACGTGCGCTTGTTGCGGCAAATCCTGGCGCGGCGCCCGGACCCCAAGGTGGAGCCCTGGGTGCGCCGGGAGATGGCGCGGCTGATGCCAGACATGGCGGGCCCGGAGGGACTTCCTCCGCCCATGGTGGATGAGCACGACCGCAGCCGCTTCCTCGAGGCGCACTGCCAGCTCGTCTACCAGCTCTGCTCGGGCCTGGACGCCATCGTCGCGGACGACCTGCAGAACATGGACGCGGCCACCGCGGAGTTCGCCCTGCTGATGCTGTCGCGCCGGCACGACGCGCCCATGGAGGGCGTCTTCCCGCGCTTCATCGACACGTATCGCACGGGAGACCTGTCGGCCTTCGCCGCGTCGTGCGTGCAGCGGCTCGTGGACGCGGGGCTCGCCGTCGTCATCGAGGTGGAGCCGCTGGAGAGCGCCGCGGTGGGCTCGCTGCTGGGGAGCCTGGAGCTCGCGGGCGCGGAGGAGCTGACGCCCCACGTGGTGCGCTACACGGGCGGCAATCCCCTGTTCATCATGGAGGCCCTGCGGCACCTGCTGGAGAACGGCGGACTGGAGCGCGGCTGGCCCGAGCACGTCCACCCCTCCGGCCGCGGCCGCGACTTGATTCAGCAGCGGCTGGAGCGGCTGTCTCCGCACGCGCTCCAGGTCGCCCGGCTGGTGGCGCTCGCGCGGACGGCCTTCGCGCAGGAGCTGGCGGGCGAGGTGCTGGAGATGTCTCCCATGGCGCTCGCCACGCACATGGCCGAGCTGGAGGCCGCGCACGTGCTGCGCGGCGAGCACTTCACGCACGAGCTGCTGTTCGAGGTGGTGCGCGAGACGATTCCTCCATCGCTGGTGCCCCTGCTGCATCGCCGGCTGGCCAGCGCGCTGGAGCAGCGCAAGGCCGCGCCCGTCGTCGTCGCGCAGCACTGGATGGAGGGCAAGGAGCCGGAGCGCGCCGCGCCCTTCTTCGTCGCCGCGGCCAACGCGGAGGCCTCCGCCTTCCGCCACATGGAGGCCGCCCTGCTCTACTTCCGCGCCGCCAGCGCCCTGGAGGAAGCGGGCTCCTTCGAGGAGGCCGCGCGCGTCAGGGCCCGCGCCCGGCACATCCCCAGCGCGTGA
- the mhpA gene encoding bifunctional 3-(3-hydroxy-phenyl)propionate/3-hydroxycinnamic acid hydroxylase MhpA, translating to MVCDKLQADMEVDVIISGCGPVGALTSNLLGGMGMRTLVLEQDTAPHGQPRAFSCDDEGLRIYQSTGLVEQIQKDMRQTHFAEYVGETGRRFAEVHTSATDFGFGYTPLWFFHQPLVEGVLREGLNRFPHVRLQLGATVEGVMQDATGVMVRYRLKETGATVTVRGRYLLACDGARSSVRKVMGIKMSGRAYGEPWLAVSGIVEGGAPELCRFVCDPNRPAFVATGAAGQFRWEFMLMPGETREEMERPETIKRLLSPYIDPERVNVQRAQVYTFHCLNAAKWRDGNVFLLGDAAHTMPPFMGQGLVSGMRDASNLAWKIQRVVKGLAHDSLLDTYEQERRPHVEAVQKLCVNFGHLFLARNRYVAMARDWMMRTVQKIPRVRRFIQGFEFKQPPAHESGYYLGGGPKDSKSAQGSYFIQPKVRLASGEEVLLDEAMGNEFAVLCRADAPAAQVAAAQGLAESLGGRLLAVRAAGEDAGQVPAVEDITGKLGAWFSRHDSDVVVLRPDRFVFGAVKAERLPELRDALGV from the coding sequence ATGGTTTGTGACAAGCTGCAGGCCGACATGGAGGTTGATGTCATCATCAGCGGCTGCGGTCCCGTGGGCGCTCTGACAAGCAATCTGTTGGGCGGCATGGGAATGCGGACGCTGGTGCTGGAGCAGGACACGGCGCCGCATGGCCAGCCGCGCGCCTTCTCGTGTGATGACGAGGGGCTGCGCATCTATCAGTCCACGGGGCTGGTGGAGCAGATTCAGAAGGACATGCGGCAGACGCACTTCGCCGAGTATGTGGGCGAGACGGGCCGGCGCTTCGCGGAGGTGCACACCAGCGCGACGGACTTCGGCTTCGGGTACACGCCCCTGTGGTTCTTCCACCAGCCGCTGGTGGAGGGGGTGCTGCGCGAGGGCCTGAATCGCTTCCCGCACGTGAGGCTCCAGTTGGGGGCGACCGTGGAGGGGGTGATGCAGGACGCCACCGGGGTGATGGTGCGCTACCGGCTGAAGGAGACGGGGGCCACCGTCACGGTGCGCGGGCGCTACCTGCTGGCGTGTGATGGCGCGCGCAGCTCGGTGCGCAAGGTGATGGGCATCAAGATGTCGGGCCGGGCCTACGGGGAGCCGTGGCTGGCGGTGTCGGGCATTGTGGAGGGTGGGGCGCCGGAGCTGTGCCGCTTCGTGTGCGACCCGAACCGCCCCGCCTTCGTGGCGACGGGCGCGGCGGGGCAGTTCCGCTGGGAGTTCATGCTGATGCCCGGCGAGACGCGCGAGGAGATGGAGCGGCCGGAGACCATCAAGCGGCTCCTGTCGCCCTACATCGACCCCGAGCGTGTGAACGTCCAGCGCGCGCAGGTCTACACGTTCCACTGTCTCAACGCGGCGAAGTGGCGGGACGGCAATGTCTTCCTCCTGGGGGACGCGGCGCACACCATGCCTCCCTTCATGGGACAGGGGCTGGTGTCGGGCATGCGCGATGCTTCCAACCTCGCGTGGAAAATCCAGCGCGTGGTGAAGGGGCTGGCGCACGACTCGCTGCTGGACACCTACGAGCAGGAGCGGCGGCCCCACGTGGAGGCGGTGCAGAAGCTGTGCGTCAACTTCGGGCACCTCTTCCTCGCGAGAAACCGCTACGTGGCCATGGCGCGCGACTGGATGATGCGCACGGTGCAGAAGATTCCGCGGGTGCGCCGCTTCATCCAGGGCTTCGAGTTCAAGCAGCCGCCCGCGCACGAGAGCGGGTACTACCTGGGCGGCGGGCCCAAGGACTCCAAGTCCGCGCAGGGCTCCTACTTCATCCAGCCCAAGGTGCGGCTGGCGTCCGGGGAAGAGGTGCTGCTGGACGAGGCCATGGGCAATGAGTTCGCGGTGTTGTGCCGGGCGGATGCTCCGGCCGCACAGGTGGCCGCGGCGCAGGGGCTGGCGGAGTCGCTGGGTGGACGGCTGCTCGCGGTCCGCGCGGCGGGCGAGGATGCGGGCCAGGTTCCCGCGGTGGAGGACATCACCGGGAAGCTGGGGGCGTGGTTCTCGCGGCATGACTCCGATGTGGTGGTGCTGCGGCCGGACCGCTTCGTGTTCGGCGCGGTGAAGGCGGAGCGGCTGCCGGAGCTGCGCGACGCGCTGGGGGTGTGA
- a CDS encoding BlaI/MecI/CopY family transcriptional regulator: protein MARQPELEAPRPLTPVELELMHIVWKQGEVSVADVLAALPPERELAYTSVSTVLRILEQKGVLVSRKQGRGHLYSATLPRETYEAQSLRHLMDTVFDGTPSALVARLVEAVPLAPDEVEQIRKLLKGKAGKP, encoded by the coding sequence ATGGCCAGACAACCCGAGCTCGAGGCTCCCCGGCCGCTCACGCCGGTGGAGCTCGAGTTGATGCACATCGTGTGGAAGCAGGGCGAAGTGAGCGTGGCGGATGTCCTGGCCGCGCTGCCGCCCGAGCGAGAGCTGGCGTACACGTCTGTCTCCACGGTGCTGCGCATCCTGGAGCAGAAGGGTGTGCTGGTGAGCCGCAAGCAGGGGCGCGGACACCTGTACTCGGCCACGCTGCCACGCGAGACGTACGAGGCGCAGAGCCTGCGCCACTTGATGGACACCGTGTTCGACGGGACTCCCTCCGCGCTGGTGGCGCGGCTGGTGGAGGCGGTGCCGCTGGCGCCGGATGAAGTGGAGCAGATCCGCAAGCTGCTCAAGGGCAAGGCGGGCAAGCCGTGA
- a CDS encoding transglycosylase SLT domain-containing protein, producing the protein MSGLASLYLGVALVLPVALVLAWGAVALLSRVGFPLAARQSLRVGRGVLVLVFVLPLLVMSARALSPAGPLFHFERSVARRAEQLPVAVWTKGEGVPAPAPRGAAPVSPSVWMVLGLGWLVGAGLFIGRALVGHGRLLRRLEALPRVRGVGRVAVVLGEEGTPAFSAWFPRRGSRPSAWVVIPPALLEDSEALRLTVLHELQHHRQRDTHLALARLVFTGAFFWHPAAHGLSRWLSSLQELACDEVLVSSGRVQAQAYARCLLQAALRVPGAPPVPAGATGMSHPTQRRIHMLFQPSPRRVHAVPALLGALALFLLPVAVLAQGVTKGRAMTQAEAQALAQKSQPQGDLPVVVDAKVVEHLNRLVGTDKGRTFMKRALANLGTHRAALLTGLRAKGLPEGLLAVAVVESAVTNMSETDGRPSLAPGMRGAGVWMFIPETARRYGLEVSAAKDERLDVERETQAAASLLSELHARYDDWRLALAAYNQGEKKVDLALVEGGSRDVSALIAGGHLNDYVATVQAGLLIVRNPHLLD; encoded by the coding sequence GTGAGCGGGCTCGCTTCCCTGTATCTGGGCGTGGCGCTGGTGTTGCCCGTGGCGCTGGTGCTCGCGTGGGGCGCGGTGGCGCTGCTCTCACGGGTGGGCTTCCCGCTCGCGGCGCGGCAGTCCTTGCGCGTGGGGCGCGGGGTGTTGGTGCTGGTGTTCGTGCTGCCGCTGCTGGTGATGAGCGCGCGGGCGCTCTCTCCCGCGGGGCCACTCTTCCACTTCGAGCGCTCGGTGGCGCGCCGCGCGGAGCAGCTCCCCGTCGCGGTGTGGACGAAGGGCGAGGGTGTCCCTGCGCCCGCGCCGCGAGGGGCCGCGCCGGTGTCCCCGAGTGTGTGGATGGTGTTGGGGCTGGGCTGGCTCGTGGGCGCGGGGCTCTTCATCGGGCGGGCGCTGGTGGGTCATGGGCGGCTCCTGCGTCGGCTCGAGGCATTGCCTCGCGTGCGCGGGGTGGGGCGCGTCGCGGTGGTGCTGGGTGAAGAGGGCACCCCGGCGTTCTCCGCGTGGTTTCCGCGCAGGGGCTCGCGTCCGTCCGCGTGGGTGGTGATTCCTCCCGCGCTGCTCGAGGACTCGGAAGCCCTTCGGCTCACCGTGTTGCATGAGCTCCAGCATCACCGTCAGCGAGACACGCACCTGGCGTTGGCGCGGCTCGTCTTCACGGGGGCTTTCTTCTGGCATCCGGCGGCGCATGGGTTGTCGCGGTGGCTGTCGTCGTTGCAGGAGCTCGCCTGTGACGAGGTGTTGGTTTCGAGCGGTCGGGTGCAAGCCCAGGCCTATGCGCGCTGCCTGCTCCAGGCGGCGCTCCGAGTTCCGGGCGCTCCGCCCGTGCCCGCCGGGGCGACCGGCATGTCCCATCCCACGCAGAGGAGAATCCACATGTTGTTTCAGCCGTCCCCCCGTCGTGTGCATGCCGTCCCCGCCCTCCTGGGTGCGCTGGCCTTGTTCCTCCTCCCCGTGGCCGTGCTCGCGCAGGGCGTGACGAAGGGCCGCGCGATGACGCAGGCCGAGGCCCAGGCGCTCGCGCAGAAGAGCCAGCCCCAGGGAGACCTCCCCGTCGTGGTGGACGCGAAGGTGGTGGAGCACCTCAACCGCCTGGTGGGCACCGACAAGGGGCGCACCTTCATGAAGCGGGCGCTGGCGAACCTGGGGACCCACCGCGCCGCGCTGCTGACGGGGCTGCGCGCGAAGGGGCTGCCCGAGGGACTGCTGGCGGTGGCGGTGGTGGAGTCCGCGGTGACGAACATGTCGGAGACGGATGGCCGGCCGTCGCTGGCGCCGGGCATGCGCGGCGCGGGGGTGTGGATGTTCATCCCGGAGACGGCGCGTCGCTACGGGCTGGAGGTGAGCGCGGCGAAGGACGAGCGGCTGGACGTGGAGCGCGAGACGCAGGCCGCGGCGAGCCTGCTGTCGGAGCTGCACGCGCGCTATGACGACTGGCGCCTGGCGCTCGCGGCCTACAACCAGGGCGAGAAGAAGGTGGACCTGGCGCTTGTCGAAGGCGGCAGCCGCGACGTGTCGGCGCTCATCGCGGGCGGCCACCTCAACGACTACGTGGCCACGGTGCAGGCGGGGCTGCTCATCGTCCGCAATCCGCACCTGCTGGACTGA
- a CDS encoding TPR end-of-group domain-containing protein, producing MSHSRGLRVTSLAVWVFLLMWGVPSVSAGAPAPGAAKKGACGAMAPGVEALLKPDSLVVFAELSGTVESPRFLGEVVCQAIAKGLPVRVGLLLPMEDQRDLEAFLAAGDVPDGPAAMPRGWFWGSTTRYWKGAASEAMHQLLRRLRELRRAGARLEVFAFNTLDTPSAERMATQARTVLAVVDANPGALTLLLSNRVFARTVKGLPTDAEFRSMGWHLAQAKRPLTALRFSQAGGTFWACLEEGVCEEHSIPGTAQGASPYVRLDASPDAEGFHGVFHVGAITASRPAMEEMYRREKAATEAGAAELRARGEAAYKAKKYADCARLYEEASRVESPEQGQDAYNAACCHALGEDTDAAFSMLRRASDLKHDDWFHMQRDPDLAILRPLRPWRHRLDDVRFNLKHPWVLTGGNPKLVDLMLEEQNDGYDVEAGLPVDEAQVRLRSEKRRAEVLEMLEPAKGKSPSATDYLLATHVFLLGNSVADARKARELAGRAMALDEKDPDAPVLAATAHDRELKAQGKPQRFGTQRHQVKGQWRLYPVDPQTTDAERAKWRLPTLEEMTREAEAENIPASP from the coding sequence ATGAGCCATTCCCGGGGTCTTCGCGTCACGAGTCTCGCCGTCTGGGTCTTCCTCCTGATGTGGGGTGTGCCTTCCGTGTCGGCCGGGGCTCCTGCTCCTGGCGCGGCGAAGAAGGGGGCTTGTGGCGCGATGGCTCCAGGTGTCGAGGCCCTGCTCAAGCCCGACTCCCTGGTGGTGTTCGCGGAGCTGTCCGGCACCGTGGAGTCGCCGCGCTTTCTGGGCGAGGTCGTCTGTCAGGCCATCGCCAAGGGGCTGCCGGTCCGAGTGGGGCTCCTCCTCCCGATGGAGGACCAGCGTGACCTGGAGGCCTTCCTGGCCGCGGGGGATGTTCCGGATGGCCCCGCGGCCATGCCTCGAGGGTGGTTCTGGGGAAGTACGACTCGCTACTGGAAGGGCGCGGCCAGTGAGGCGATGCATCAACTGCTGCGTCGCCTGCGCGAGCTGCGCCGCGCGGGGGCTCGGCTCGAGGTCTTCGCCTTCAATACGCTCGACACGCCCTCGGCGGAGCGGATGGCCACGCAGGCCAGGACCGTCCTGGCCGTCGTGGATGCGAATCCTGGGGCACTCACGCTGCTGCTCTCCAACCGCGTCTTCGCCCGGACGGTGAAGGGCCTCCCCACGGACGCGGAGTTCCGCTCCATGGGCTGGCACCTCGCCCAGGCGAAGCGGCCCCTGACGGCGCTGCGCTTCAGCCAGGCGGGAGGGACCTTCTGGGCGTGTCTGGAGGAGGGCGTCTGCGAGGAGCACTCGATTCCTGGGACAGCCCAGGGGGCGAGTCCCTACGTCCGGCTCGACGCCTCACCCGACGCGGAGGGGTTTCACGGTGTCTTCCACGTCGGGGCCATCACCGCCTCGCGGCCCGCGATGGAGGAGATGTACCGGCGCGAGAAGGCCGCCACGGAGGCGGGCGCGGCGGAGCTTCGCGCGCGGGGCGAAGCGGCCTACAAGGCGAAGAAGTACGCGGATTGCGCGCGCCTCTACGAAGAGGCCTCCCGGGTGGAGTCTCCCGAGCAGGGACAGGATGCGTACAACGCGGCCTGCTGTCACGCCTTGGGGGAGGACACGGACGCGGCCTTCTCCATGCTCCGCAGGGCGAGCGACCTCAAGCACGACGACTGGTTCCACATGCAGCGGGACCCGGACCTCGCCATCCTGCGACCGCTCCGGCCCTGGCGTCACCGGCTCGATGACGTGCGCTTCAACCTGAAGCACCCGTGGGTCCTCACGGGCGGAAACCCCAAGCTCGTGGACCTCATGCTGGAGGAGCAGAACGACGGGTATGACGTGGAGGCGGGGCTGCCCGTCGACGAGGCCCAAGTCAGGCTCCGGTCCGAGAAGCGCCGCGCGGAGGTGCTCGAGATGCTGGAGCCCGCGAAGGGGAAGTCTCCGAGCGCCACGGACTACCTCCTGGCCACCCATGTCTTCTTGTTGGGCAACAGCGTCGCGGACGCGCGGAAGGCTCGCGAGCTGGCGGGGCGGGCCATGGCGCTGGACGAGAAGGACCCGGATGCCCCCGTGCTCGCCGCCACGGCGCATGACCGCGAGCTGAAGGCCCAGGGCAAGCCCCAGCGCTTCGGCACCCAGCGCCACCAGGTGAAGGGCCAGTGGCGGCTCTACCCGGTGGACCCCCAGACGACGGACGCGGAGCGCGCGAAGTGGCGGCTCCCCACGCTGGAGGAGATGACGCGGGAGGCGGAGGCCGAGAACATCCCCGCCAGCCCATGA
- a CDS encoding TetR/AcrR family transcriptional regulator: MSPSNRSRLRAQPASLPPSTSSDGTRRRILETALQLFASRGYHDTSIRDLAKVLELQPSALYAHFASKEHVLAELVRIGHEAHHEALQAALKDAEPEPRQQVRALVRAHTRTHATHPQLAVVVNEELYALTPELAAPAVALRDKSAALLAEVIERGMAQKCFAPPHPRVTAAAISAMGVRLPYWYDQGSALDVETLAEAHAELALRMLCGDLAR; this comes from the coding sequence ATGAGCCCCTCCAACCGTTCCCGGCTCCGCGCCCAGCCGGCGAGCCTCCCACCCTCTACTTCCTCGGACGGCACCCGGCGCCGAATCCTGGAGACGGCCCTCCAGCTCTTCGCGAGCCGCGGCTACCACGACACCTCCATCCGGGACCTGGCCAAGGTGCTGGAATTGCAGCCCAGCGCCCTCTACGCGCACTTCGCCTCCAAGGAGCACGTGCTCGCGGAGCTGGTGCGCATCGGCCATGAGGCCCACCACGAGGCACTCCAGGCCGCGCTGAAGGACGCGGAGCCAGAGCCTCGGCAGCAGGTGCGGGCCCTGGTGCGCGCCCATACCCGCACGCACGCCACCCACCCGCAGCTCGCGGTGGTGGTGAATGAGGAGCTGTATGCCCTGACGCCGGAGCTCGCCGCACCCGCCGTGGCCCTGCGGGACAAGTCCGCCGCGCTGCTGGCGGAGGTCATCGAGCGGGGCATGGCCCAGAAGTGCTTCGCGCCCCCGCACCCGCGCGTCACCGCCGCCGCCATCTCCGCGATGGGGGTGCGTCTGCCCTACTGGTACGACCAGGGAAGCGCGCTCGACGTGGAGACCCTCGCGGAGGCCCACGCGGAGCTGGCGCTGCGGATGTTGTGCGGAGACCTGGCGCGCTGA